CCTTCGTGCTGGTGGCCGACTATGCGGCGCCCGCCAGCGAGATGGTGTATGCGGTGAGTCGCCTGGGCAACAATGTGCTCGGCTGCATGCTGGCCTTGCTGGCCACGTTTTATCTGTGGCCCGACCGCGAAGCGGACGACCTCGACCAGCGCCTGGCAAAAGCCGTGTCGGCCAACCTGAAATATTTGCTGGCCGTGCTGGCGGCGGGTGGACGCTGGGATAGTGCGATTGCGCGCCTGCGCCGTGAGGCGGGGCTGGCCAGCAATAACGCCGAACAAGTGCTGCAGCGCCTGCGCATCGAGCGCCGCCTCGACCGCAGCGCCGGCGTGGGCCTGGCGGCGCTGCGCACCTTGCCGCTGCTGCGCCGCGTGGCGGGCAGCACGGCGCGCATCAGCCTGAGTCCCCAGGCCGAGCCGGCGCCGCCCGAGCTGCAGCAGTGGATTGCCGAGGTCAGTGCTGAAATGGATGCCTTGCTGCGCGGTGATTCCGGCACCCCGGCGCCCGGCCCCTGCATCAGCGAGGTCCTGACGCCGTTGCAGGCCGATGCCGTGACGCAGGTGCAGTTGTTGCGTGGCTTGCTGCGCGAGCATGTGCATGCGCAGCCGCCCAAGGTGGCGGTGCCCGCATAAGCGAGCGGCGTGGCGCAGATGCCACAGGCTGGCCGAAATTTTTACGCATGTCAAAAAAACAGCGCGTTTTGATCTTTCTGTCTTGTAAATGCGAATAGTAATAGTTATCATTTACAACTGGCAGCATGAGAAGACGACACTGGAGGATCAAGTGAAGGGCGGCATCATGAGACTGCCCCTTTCCCATCCGCAGTTGAAGGTTCTTCATGTCTTCCATTCTTACCCTGCGCCAATCCGTCCTGGCCATCGGCCTGGCCTTTGGCGCCAGCGTCGCCTCGCCCCTTGTTCTTGCCGCCGAAGCGGACGCCGATGAACCGGCACCGCAGGTGCTGCCCGAAGTGCGCTTGCAAGCCGAACGTGTTTCCGTGGGCGAACAACGCCTGGACAGGCGCCAGATCGAAGCGATGAAGGGCATCGACGGCAATGTCACGAGCTTGTTGCGCATCAATCCCAGCGTGCAATTCGATAACAAGCAGCAAGCGTCCGCCACCCAGGGCGAGCTGGCGCCGGCCGACATCAGCATCAATGGCGCCAAGTTCTACGACAATCTGTACCAGATGGATGGCATGTCGCTCAACAACGATATCGGCCCCGTCAGTAGTAATCCCGCCAGCAATACCACGCCACCGTCGGCCAGCCAGGGTTTTGCCGTCGATACCAGCCTACTGTGCGACGTGACGGTGCTCGACTCGAACATCGGCGCCGAGTATGGCCGCTTCAAGGGCGGCGTGGTGAAGGCCAACACTTGCGCGCCCACGCGCAAGCTGTCCGGCCAGGTTTCCGTGGAAAGCACGCGCTCGTCGTGGATGCAATACAAGCTCAACGATAGCCAGAAGGAAAGCGCCACCACGTCGACGACGGCGGCCTTGCAGCCCGAATTCGAGAAATGGACGTACCGTGCCGCGCTGCAGGGCAAGGTGACGGAGAATTTCAGCCTGATCGGCAGTTTTATCCGCAAGACGTCGGACATTCCCCTGAATGGCTACGGCAACCGTTTGCAAAGTGAAAGCGATGCCAACCGCAAGGTACAAAAGCGCAGCAGCGACAACGCCTTCGTGCGCGGTTTCTGGACCATCGGCCACGGCGTGCTGGCCGATTTCTCGCTCATGCATGCACCGGCCAGTGGCGACTATTTCATTGCCAATGCAAAAAACAGCACGTATCACCTGAAAAGCGGCGGCACGGGTGTCAACCTGGGCCTGACGCATCCCGTGGGATTGCTGGGCAATGCCAAGGCGGAGCACCGATTGAGCTGGAACAAGATGGACAGCTCGCGCGATGCCGATGCCAGCGTCTGGAAAGCCTGGCGCTACTCGAGTGGCAAGAACTGGGGCGTCAAAACGGGCACGGGTGCGACGGGCTGGGCCAGTAACGAGGGCGGCTGGGGCGACGTCGACCAGGAACAGGAAAATATCGCGTACCAGGGCAAGCTGAAGTGGGAGCCGCTTGATTTGCTGGGCATGTCGCATACTTTCGAGGCCGGTGTGGAACTGGACTATCAACACAGCAGCTATGTGCGCCACACGCAGTATGAGCAATACCAGGCATCGCTCAATACCAACACTTGCAATATGCCGGGTGGCGCGGTGGACACGCAATACTGCTCGCTGTCCAAGCCCTGGAATGCGGCGTCGAACGTGCGCGGCCAGTACCTGGCGCAGCGCATTATCTACTACGCGGGCGCCTATGAGCTGAACAACAAGATGCGCGGCGCCTTCCTGCAGGACGACGTCAGGCTGGGCGATGTGCGCCTGCGCCTGGGCGTGCGCTACGACAGCGACGAGCTGTCGCCGAAGTCCAGTATCGCGCCGCGCCTGTCGGCCTTCTGGGATGTGGCAGGCAAGGGCACGACACTGATCGAGGCAGGCGCCAACCGCTACTATGGCCGCAATTTCTTCGATTTCTATGCGCGTTCGAAACGCCTGGCACTGCAGACCGCTCCGCAAAATCGTACCTTGACGGGTGGCTTGCTGAAGGATTGGGCGGCGCCCGAGATGGCCACCAACTGGGCCTGGTACAAGACGGGCGAGATGAAGGTGCCGTACACGGATGAAAAAATGCTGGGCATCAGCCAGCAGTGGGCGGGCGTGAAGTGGAGCGCCAAGCGCGTGCTGCGCGAAGGCCGCGACGAGATGGTGCAGCATTTGTTGTCGCCGGCTAATTTCTATTGGGATAACGTGGGCCGCACGGACAGCAAGGTCTGGACGTTTGCCGCCGAAACGGCGCGTCCCCTGCGCTGGGGCGATACGGCCACGCACGTGCAGTTCGGCTACGACCGCACGCGCATCCACTCGTCGCACGCCGATTACGCGGATAGCCTGAGCGATCTTGCGGGCGACTTGAAAGACTATATCTATTACCAGGGCAAGTTCATGCGCTGGGTCGATCGTCCGGCGAATAATTACAACCGTCCCTGGACGGCGCGCCTGCTGCTGTCGACGGATATCCCCGCGTACCGCCTGAAAGTGGACAACTTCTTGCGCGTGCGGGGGCCGGAAACGGGCATGGCGGCGACGGGTGAGTCCAAGCTGTTCGACGGCGAGGTGGCCACCGTCTTCAAGGATATTACGGTGGGCAAGTCGATCACCTGGGACATGCGCGTGCAGTATGCGCTGCCGAAGACGGGCCCGGGCGAGGGCTTTGTGAACCTGGGGATCGAGAACGTGAGCAACCGCAGCAATCCCCTGTTCCAGTCGACGACCGAGGTCGTGTATGAAAAAGGCCGCCAGTTTACGCTGGAACTCGGCTACCGTTTCTAATCAACTCTTCGGCAGGCGCATGAATATGGCATCCCACCTGAAAAAAACCACCGTCGCCGTGGCCGCCTTGCTGGCGGGCGGCGCCTTGTTGCTCAGCCTCGATGGCCAGGCGCGCGAAGGCGCTCCATCCGCCGTTGAACCTTGCGTTGGCGCAAGCGGCTGGGACCTGGCCTGTCTGCGCCAGACGTATGCGCGGCCGATGGCCGGCTGGCCCCGGCCGCACCTGCCCGATGGCGTGACGGCTGCGGAAATGGCGCCCGTCTCCGCCATGCCCGTGCCCGTGCCGTCCTTGGCGCCGGCCGTCGTGGCGCTGGGGCAGCGCCTGTTCAACGACCCGCGATTGTCGCGTTCTAACGCTGTGGCTTGCCTCAGTTGCCACAGCCCCGCGCACAGCTTTGCCGACAGCAAGCCCGTTTCCGTCGGACACGAAGGGCGGCTGGGGCAGCGCAATACGCCGGGCTTGCTGGGCGTGGCGCAGATCAAGACGCTGTTCTGGGATGGCCGCGCCAGCACCCTGGAAGAGCAGGCGCTGGGGCCCTTGCAGCATGCCGACGAGATGGCCATGGACGTGCCGGCCCTGGCGGCCAAGCTGGCCGCGCTCGATGATTACACGGCGCAGTTCGATGCGGCTTTTGGCCAGGGCGCCGGCGTGACCCTGCCGCGCATCCTGACGGCGCTGGCCGATTATCAGCGCACGGTGCTGCCGCCCGTCACGCGTTTCGATACCTTCCTGGAGGGCGAGCGCACGGCCCTGAACGACCGTGAGCTGCTGGGCCTGCATCTGTTCCGCACCAAGGCGCGCTGCATGACGTGCCACAGCGGTGCCTTGCTGACGGACCAGCAATTCCATAACCTGGGGCTGACGTATTACGGCCGCAAGAAATATGAAGACCTGGGGCGCTATCTGGTGACGGGCAAGGATGGGGACGTGGGCAAGTTCCGCACGCCGGGCTTGCGCGGCGTGGCGCAATCGGGGCCGTGGATGCACAACGGCCTGTTTCCGCAGATGGTGGGCTTGCTGAACATGTATAACGCGGGCATGTCGCGCCCCGTGCCGCGCAACGCACAGCAGGCGGCCGATCCGAAGTTTCCCGTCACCTCGCCCCTGCTGCGACCGCTGCAGCTGACGTCGGACGAAATCATCGCCTTGAAGTCCTTCCTGGAAGTGCTGTAGGCGCGGCGCATCATGCCGGTCCGTGATCATCTGTCACTGCCTGTTTTATCCTCTGGTGCGGTCATGCCGCCACAGCACGTCGCTGCCGCCGGCAAAGCGGTTCAGCACGCGCGACAGCACGAACAACAGGTCCGACAGGCGGTTCACGTACTGGCGCGGATGCTCATGGAGGGGTTCCGCATTGGCCAGGGCGACGATGCTGCGCTCGGCGCGGCGGCACACGGTGCGGCATACATGCGCCAGCGAGGCGGCGCGCGAACCGGCCGGCAGGATGAATTCACTCAAGGCGGGCAAGTCCGCATTGTATTTCGCCAGTAAGTCATCGAGGCGCAGCACATGCTCTTCCTTGATCAGCTGGTAGCCGGGGATGCAGATTTCCCCGCCCAGGTCGAACAGATCGTGCTGGATGGCCACCAGTTCGTCGCGCAAGGCGTCGGGCATGGCTTCGCACAGCAGCAAGCCGATATTGGAATTGAGTTCGTCCACGTCGCCCATGGCGTGGATGCGGGCGCTGTCCTTGCTGGTGCGGCTGCCGTCGCCCAGGCCGGTGCTGCCATTGTCGCCCGTGCGCGTGGCGATTTTCGAGAGTCGGTTACCCATGATGTTGATCCTGTCAATGAAGAATGGGGGCAGCATACGACACTGCGTGCCGCCTGGCTGCGGATTTGGCTTCGAAATGGACAAAAAATGCGCTGCGCGCCACTTTTGTGCTTACAATCGTTGCACGCCCATGCCCTTTCCCCCCATCTTATGCTCAATGCTGCCCCTGAACCTGGATTGACCGCCGCGCGCCAGCAAGCCGTCGTCGCGGCCCTGCTGGCCGTGCTGCCGGCCCGCTGCGTGCTGTCCGACGCCGAAGATACGCGCCCGTACGAATGCGACGGCCTGGCCGCCTACCGCCAGCTGCCGATGGTGGTCACCCTGCCCGATACGGAAGAACAGGTCATCGCCATCCTCGGCGTCTGCCGGGAACTGAAGGTGCCGATCGTGCCGCGCGGCGCTGGCACGGGCTTGTCGGGTGGCGCCTTGCCGATTGCCGACGGCGTGGTGCTGTCGACGGCGCGCCTGAACCGCATCGTGCGCCTCGATGCGTATGCACGCATCGCCGTGGTGCAGCCGGGCGTGCGCAACCTGGCCATTTCCGAAGCGGCGGCGCCCCACGCGCTGTACTACGCGCCCGATCCATCGTCGCAGATCGCCTGCAGCATCGGCGGCAACGTGGCGGAAAACTCGGGCGGCGTGCATTGCCTGAAATACGGCCTGACCGTGCACAATGTGCTGCGCGTGCGCATCGTCACCATCGATGGCGACGTGCTGGAGCTGGGTGGCGAATGCCTCGACGCTCCGGGCCTCGACCTGCTGGCCGTCTTCATCGGCTCCGAAGGCATGCTGGGCATCGTCACGGAAGTGACCGTGAAACTGATCCCGAAACCGGCGACGGCCAGAGTCATCATGGCCTCCTTTGACGATGTCGTCACGGGCGGCAATGCCGTGGCCAACGTGATTGCCGCCGGCATCATCCCGGCCGGCCTGGAAATGATGGACCAGACCTCGTCGCGCATGGTCGAACCGTTCGTCAAGGCCGGCTATGACATCGATGCAGCCGCCATTTTGCTGTGCGAAGCGGACGGCACGCACGAGGAAGTGGAAGAGGAAATCGCCCGCATGACGGCCGTGCTGGAAGGGGCGGGCGCCAGCGCGATTGCCGTGTCGCAGTCGGAAGCTGAGCGCATGAAGTTCTGGTCCGGCCGCAAGAATGCGTTTCCCGCCGCCGGACGCATCTCGCCCGACTACTACTGCATGGACGGCACCATCCCGAGAAAAAAACTGGCGCAAGTCCTGACGGGCATCGCCGCCATGGAAACGACGCATGGCTTGCGCTGCGCGAATGTGTTCCACGCGGGCGACGGCAATCTGCATCCGCTGATCCTGTTCGATGCCAACAAGCCTGGTGAATTCGAGCGCGCCGAAGCGTTTGGCGCGGACATTTTGGCCCTGTGCGTGGCCGTCGGCGGCACCATCACGGGCGAGCATGGCGTGGGCATGGAAAAGATCAATTCCATGTGCGTGCAGTTTACGCGCGCCGAACTCGATGCCTTCTTTGCCGTCAAGCGCGCCTTTGACCCGCATACTCTGCTGAACCCGGACAAGGCGATCCCCACCTTGAACCGCTGCGCCGAATTCGGCAAGATGCATGTGACGGCAGGGCGCCTGCCATTCGCCAACCTGCCCCGTTTTTAACCACCGGAGACTCTTTTGCAAGCGATAGTGGAACAATTCAGGCAGGCCATCCTGGCAGCCAGTGCGGCGGGCAAACCCTTGCGCCTGCGCGGCGGCGGCACGAAAGACTGGTATGGCCAGCAGCTCGAAGGCGAGGTGCTCGACACGCGCGCCTATGCGGGCATCATCGACTATGAACCGACGGAGCTGGTGATCACGGCCCGCTGCGGCACGCCGCTCGCGGACGTCGAGGCGGCGCTGGCCGCGCGCAAGCAGATGCTGGCGTTCGAGCCGCCGCATTTCGGCGCTGGCGCCACCGTGGGCGGCGTCGTCGCCAGCGCCTTGTCCGGCCCGCGCCGCGCCAGCGCGGGTGCGCTGCGTGATTTCGTGCTGGGCGCCGTGCTGATGGACGGTCACGGCGAGCGCCTGGCCTTCGGCGGGCAAGTCATGAAAAACGTGGCCGGCTACGATGTCTCGCGCCTGCTGGCGGGGTCCCTGGGTACCCTGGGCCTGATCCTGGACGTGTCGCTGAAGGTATTGCCCTTGCCGCTGCGCGAAGCGACGTTGCGCGTGGCGTGCGCGGAAATCGCCGCCTTGCGCATGCTCAATGAGTGGGCGGGCAAGCCGCTGCCGATATCGGCCAGCTGCTGGCATGACGGCATCTTGAGCGTGCGCCTGTCCGGCGCCGAGGCGGCCGTGTCGGCGGCGCTGCAATCATTGAAAGGCGAACTGCTGGCAGACGATGAGGCGGCCGCCTTCTGGCTGGCCGTGCGCGAACAGACGCACGCTTTCTTTGCGGGCGCGGGCAGCTTGTGGCGATTATCTCTGCCGCCGCACGCCAGCGCCGTGATTTTGAAAGGGCGCCAGCTGATCGAGTGGGGCGGCGCGCAGCGCTGGCTCAAGCTCGATGGCGACGCCGATGCCGATGGCGCCCGGCACATCCGCCAGGCCGTGGCAGCGCTTGGGGGCCACGCCACCCTGTTCCGCGGCGGCGACAAGGCGGTGGGCGTGTTCCACCCGCTGGCGCCCGCCATCGCCACCATCCACCAGCGCCTGCGGCAGGCTTTCGACCCTGCCGGCATCTTCAACCCGCACAGAATGACTTGAGCGCATGCAAACCAATCTCGCCGATTTCATCAAGAATACGCCGGCAGGCGACGAAGCCGAAGCCATTCTGCGCGCCTGCGTGCATTGCGGCTTTTGCACGGCCACCTGTCCCACCTACCAGCTGCTGGGCGACGAGCTCGATGGCCCGCGCGGACGCATCTATTTGATCAAGCAAGTGCTCGAAGGCGCGCCCGTTACGGCCAAGACGCAGACGCACCTGGACCGCTGCCTGACCTGCCGCAACTGCGAGTCGACCTGTCCCTCGGGGGTGCAGTACGGGCGCCTGGTCGACATCGGCCGCAACGTCGTGGGACAGCGCGTGCAGCGCCCCTTGCGCGAACGCGCCTTGCGCTTCGCCCTGAAGGAAGCCTTGCCGCGCCGCTGGCTGTTTACGCCCGTGTACAAGGTGGGGCAGGCGCTGCGGCCCTTGCTGTCAAAAGGCTTGCAGGATAAATTGCGCCCCGGCGCCGCTGCCGGTGCCTGGCCCGCGCGCCAGCATGCGCGCAGCATGCTGCTGCTCGATGGCTGCGTGCAGCCGGCCATGTCGCCCAACATCAACGCGGCCACGGCGCGCGTGTTTGACGCGCTGGGCGTGCAATTGATCGTCGCGCCGAAGGCCGGTTGCTGCGGCGCGCTGCGCCATCACCTGAACGACCAGGACGCGGCGCTGGACGACATGCGCCGCAATATCGACGCCTGGTGGCCGTATGTCGACAGCGCCGAAGCCATCGTCATGACGGCCTCCGGCTGCGGCGCCACGGTGAAGGAATACGGCCACCTGCTGGCGCACGACGCGCAGTATGCGGACAAGGCGCGGCGCATCGCCGCACTGACGCGCGATCTGTCCGAGATCATGCCGGCGTTTGAAAACGAGCTGGTGGCGCTGCTGCAAGGGCGCATCGGCAAAAAAGTCGCGTATCACCCGCCGTGCACCCTGCAGCACGGCCAGCAAATCCGCGGCAAGGTGGAGCAGGTCTTGCGCGCCGTCGGCGTCGACGTGCGCCTGTGCGCCGACAGCCATTTGTGCTGCGGTTCGGCGGGCACGTATTCGATTTTGCAGCCGGCCCTGTCGCAGCAGCTGCGCGACAACAAGGTGGCCAACCTGGAAGCGTGCGAACCCGATGAAATTGTGTCGGCCAATATCGGCTGCCTGAGCCACCTGCAGTCGGGCACCGAGACGCCCGTGCGGCACTGGATCGAGCTGATCGACTCCGCTTTGCCCCAGGTCAGATAGACACTTCGCTATATTGCGCGGTTTTCCATTGCGGCGCCGGGATGAAATTGTTCGCCCACTCCAGCACGGCGTCGGCCGGCATGGGGCGGGCGATGCCGTAGCCTTGCGCCAGGTCGCAGCCCAGCTGGATCAGGCGCGCGCCATGTTCGACGCTTTCCACGCCTTCGGCAATCACCGTCAAGCTGAATGAACGGGCCAGGCCGATGACGGCGCGCACCAGGTGCAGGTCGTCGCGGTCGTTGAGCATGTTGCGCACGAAGCTTTGGTCGATCTTGACGATGTTCGCCGGCAGGCGCTTCAAATACGACATCGACGAGTAGCCGGTGCCGAAATCGTCGAGCGCGAACGTGATGCCCAGCGCCTGGCAGGCGCGGATGATGCGGCGCACGTCCTCGATGTCGTGCAGGGCCGACGATTCGAGGATTTCCAGTTCCAGCATGCTGGCGCGCACGCCGGGAAATTCGCCGAGGATGGTTTCCAGGCGCGAGACGAAATCGGCTTGCTGGAAGTGGCGCGCCGCGATGTTGACGCTGACCACCCAGTGCTTGCCGACTGCACTCCAGCGCTGCATCTGCCACAGGGCCTGGCGCAGCACCCATTCGCCGATGTCGATGATCAGATCCGTCTGCTCCACCAGCGGCAGGAATTGCGCCGGTGCCAGCACGCCGCGGCGCGGATGCTGCCAGCGCAGCAGCGCTTCCATGCCCACCACCGTGCCGGCGCGCATGTTCACCTTAGGCTGGTAGTACAGCCGCAGTTCGCCGTTGATCAGGGCGTGGCGCACTTCCGTGCGCTGGTTGTGGTGGGTGCGCACTTCTTCATCGAGGTTGGTGTCGAAGAAGTGATACTGGTTGCGCCCCGTCAGTTTCGCCTGGTAGACGGCGTGGTCGGCGTGGCGCAGCAGGCTTTCCGTATTCAAGTCCTTGCCCGCATAGACGGCGATACCGGCGCTGGCCGTCATGTGCAGCGCCTGCTGGTCGCACTGGTAGGGGCGGCTCAGTTCCTGCATCAATTGGGTGACGTTCTGTTCGATGCTGGCGATATTGGCCTGGCCGCACAGCAGCATGACGAATTCATCGCCGCCCAGGCGCGCCGCGTAGTGGACCTGGCCCGTAAAGCCGTGCAGACGGCCCGCCACCTGCTTGAGGATTTCATCGCCCGCTTCGGCGCCGTAGCGGTCGTTGATGGCCTGAAAGTGGTCGAGGTCGAACAGGCAGACGGCCAGCAGGCGCTGGCGTTCGCGCGCCAGGAACAGTTCCTGTTCGAAGCGGGCGGCCAGCGCGGCACGGTTGGGCAAGCCCGTCAGCACATCATTATAGTTTTGCCATGACAGTTTTTGCAGCGCCTGCTGCATGTGCACGGTTTCGTTCAGCTGCTCGCCCAGCTGGCGCTGGCTGGTCTTCAGCGAGGAAAACAGTTCTTCGACATCGCCGGCCATGCTGTTGAACGAGTGCGACACGGCTTGCGCTTCGGGTGTGGCGCCAGCGGCCAGGCGCACGGCGAAGTCGCCTTCGCGGAAGCGGTCGGTCGCTTGCACCAGCCGCCCCAGCAGCCGGCGGTGCATGGCCAGGATCAAGCCCAGCAAGAGGAAGACCAGCACGATATTGATGGTGCTGAGAACGGCCTGTTCGCGCACCCGCAGCCATACCTGCGCCAGGGGCAGTCCTGGCGTGTAGTGCAGGGCGAGGATGCCGTCGCCGCCGTCCGGCAGCGCCACCGTCAGTCGGCTGCGGATGGCCGTGATGCCGGCCAGGCGCCGGAACCACGCGGGCACGTCGTCGGCCACAGTATCGGCACGCTGCTGGTCGGCCTGCACCTCGACATGCCCGCCAGCCGTGTCCCAGCGCGCGGAAACGAGGCTGCGGTTCAGCGGCAGGGCGCCGCGCAGCACCTGGCGCACGCTGTCTTGCATCGCGTGACTGTCCGTGTGGACGGTCAGCGGCAGCACGCTATTGGCCAGGAACAGGTCGAGTTGCCGCGCATCGCTCTGGTAGCGCGCATTGGCCAGTGCCGTTTCCGTACCGAGCAGGGCGTGATAGCGAACGGCGGAAACGGCGAGTATCAGGAAGAAAATAGGAATGAAGAGGCGGGGATAAATGCCCATCCGCATCCATGAAGATATTATTTTCCCAAAGACTGGCATCGTTTTTTTGATCGATATCTGCGAATAATTATGTCAACATTATCACTCAAATTTGCTATTGGAAACACAATATTAATATCAAGCATGAAATAAATACGGATAGTTTGATTTCATCGTTTGTTGTTTTAAATCAAAGCGTCGCGTGCTATTCCTGTAGCAATTGCCGAATGTCGGCCGCCAGGCTGGCCGGTTTGCTGGCCGTCGCGTAGCGGCGAAATACGCTGCCATCCTTGCGCACCAAAAACTTGGTGAAATTCCATTTGATCGCTTGCGTGCCGAATATGCCGGGCGCCGCCTGTTTTAATTGCGCAAACAGGGGATGGGTATGCGGACCATTTACGTCGATCTTGGCAAACAGGGGAAAGGTGACGCCGAACTTTTTCTCGCAAAAGTCTTTGATTTCCCCATTCGAGCCCGGTTCCTGCTGGCGGAATTGATTGCAGGGAAATCCCAGCACGACCAGGCCCTGCTCGTGAAATGCGCGGTACAGCGCTTCGAGCCCCTGGTATTGCGGCGTGAAACCGCAGGCGCTGGCCGTGTTGACGATCAGCAACACCTTGCCCTTGTAGCGTGCCAGGTCGACCGGCGTGCCGTCCAGCGCCTCGGCCTGGAAAGCGTGGATGCTGGTCATGTCAGAGCAGCCCCAGCTTGGTGGTGCCCGTTTGCGGGGCCGGTTCCGGCGCCGTTGCGCCCTTGAGCTTGATCGTCAGGCGCAGGTCGTTGACGGAATCGGCATTGCGCAGCGCGTCTTCATAGCTGATGGCGCCCGCTTCGTGCAGGTCGAACAGGGCCTGGTCGAACGTCTGCATGCCAAGCTCGCGCGATTTTTTCATCAATTCCTTGATCTCGTGCACCTGGCCCTTGAAGATCAGGTCGCTCATCAGCGGTGAATTGAGCAGGATTTCCAGCGCCGCCTTGCGTCCGCCGCCTTCCTTGCTGGGGATCAGCCGCTGGGAAATCATGCCCTTCAAATTGAGCGACAGATCCATCAGCAGCTGCTGGCGCCGCTCTTCGGGGAAGAAATTGATGATGCGGTCCAGCGCCTGGTTGGCGTTGTTCGCGTGCAGGGTCGCCAGGCACAGATGGCCCGTCTCGGCGAATGCGATGGCGTGGTCCATGGTGTCGCGGTCGCGTATCTCTCCGATCTGGATCACGTCGGGCGCCTGGCGCAGGGTGTTTTTCAGGGCCGTGGCCCAGTCGTCCGTATCGACGCCCACTTCGCGCTGAGTGACGATGCAGTTGCCGTGCGGATGGATGAATTCCACGGGGTCTTCGATGGTGATGATGTGGCCATGGCTGTGCGCGTTGCGGTGGCCCACCATGGCCGCCAAGGTGGTCGACTTGCCGCAACCCGTGGCGCCCACCATGATGACGAGGCCTCGCTTGCTCATGACGATGTCTTGCAGGATGGCGGGCAAACCGAGCCCATCAAGGGTGGGGATGGCGGTATTGATCAATCGCAAGACCATGCCTGCCTGGCCCATCTGCACGAAGGCGGACACGCGGAAACGCCCGAGGCCGTCCGGGCTGATGGCGAAATTGGCTTCGCGGCTGGATGCGAATTCGGCTGCCTGGCGTTCGTTCATGACGGCGCGCACGTAGCCGGCCGCCTGCTGCGCATCGAGCGCGGCGGTCGCCAGCGGCGTCAGCTTGCCGTCGAGCTTGATGGCGGGCGGAAAGCCGGCCGTGATGAACAGGTCCGAGCCGCCGCGTGCGCGCATCTGCGCCAGCAGCGCGTGCATGGCGCCATAGTATTCGTGCGTCGTTTGCATGGGCTTATCCAGGGAAGTTTTCAGGCGATTTGGCGGCTGCGCGGGCCGCTTCGGCCGAGATCGTGCCGCGCCGCACCAGGTCGCTCAAGCACTGGTCCAGCGTCTGCATGCCGACATTGCTGCCCGTCTGGATGGCCGAATACATTTGC
Above is a genomic segment from Janthinobacterium sp. 64 containing:
- a CDS encoding TonB-dependent receptor plug domain-containing protein translates to MSSILTLRQSVLAIGLAFGASVASPLVLAAEADADEPAPQVLPEVRLQAERVSVGEQRLDRRQIEAMKGIDGNVTSLLRINPSVQFDNKQQASATQGELAPADISINGAKFYDNLYQMDGMSLNNDIGPVSSNPASNTTPPSASQGFAVDTSLLCDVTVLDSNIGAEYGRFKGGVVKANTCAPTRKLSGQVSVESTRSSWMQYKLNDSQKESATTSTTAALQPEFEKWTYRAALQGKVTENFSLIGSFIRKTSDIPLNGYGNRLQSESDANRKVQKRSSDNAFVRGFWTIGHGVLADFSLMHAPASGDYFIANAKNSTYHLKSGGTGVNLGLTHPVGLLGNAKAEHRLSWNKMDSSRDADASVWKAWRYSSGKNWGVKTGTGATGWASNEGGWGDVDQEQENIAYQGKLKWEPLDLLGMSHTFEAGVELDYQHSSYVRHTQYEQYQASLNTNTCNMPGGAVDTQYCSLSKPWNAASNVRGQYLAQRIIYYAGAYELNNKMRGAFLQDDVRLGDVRLRLGVRYDSDELSPKSSIAPRLSAFWDVAGKGTTLIEAGANRYYGRNFFDFYARSKRLALQTAPQNRTLTGGLLKDWAAPEMATNWAWYKTGEMKVPYTDEKMLGISQQWAGVKWSAKRVLREGRDEMVQHLLSPANFYWDNVGRTDSKVWTFAAETARPLRWGDTATHVQFGYDRTRIHSSHADYADSLSDLAGDLKDYIYYQGKFMRWVDRPANNYNRPWTARLLLSTDIPAYRLKVDNFLRVRGPETGMAATGESKLFDGEVATVFKDITVGKSITWDMRVQYALPKTGPGEGFVNLGIENVSNRSNPLFQSTTEVVYEKGRQFTLELGYRF
- a CDS encoding cytochrome-c peroxidase — encoded protein: MNMASHLKKTTVAVAALLAGGALLLSLDGQAREGAPSAVEPCVGASGWDLACLRQTYARPMAGWPRPHLPDGVTAAEMAPVSAMPVPVPSLAPAVVALGQRLFNDPRLSRSNAVACLSCHSPAHSFADSKPVSVGHEGRLGQRNTPGLLGVAQIKTLFWDGRASTLEEQALGPLQHADEMAMDVPALAAKLAALDDYTAQFDAAFGQGAGVTLPRILTALADYQRTVLPPVTRFDTFLEGERTALNDRELLGLHLFRTKARCMTCHSGALLTDQQFHNLGLTYYGRKKYEDLGRYLVTGKDGDVGKFRTPGLRGVAQSGPWMHNGLFPQMVGLLNMYNAGMSRPVPRNAQQAADPKFPVTSPLLRPLQLTSDEIIALKSFLEVL
- a CDS encoding cob(I)yrinic acid a,c-diamide adenosyltransferase; this encodes MGNRLSKIATRTGDNGSTGLGDGSRTSKDSARIHAMGDVDELNSNIGLLLCEAMPDALRDELVAIQHDLFDLGGEICIPGYQLIKEEHVLRLDDLLAKYNADLPALSEFILPAGSRAASLAHVCRTVCRRAERSIVALANAEPLHEHPRQYVNRLSDLLFVLSRVLNRFAGGSDVLWRHDRTRG
- a CDS encoding FAD-linked oxidase C-terminal domain-containing protein; translation: MLNAAPEPGLTAARQQAVVAALLAVLPARCVLSDAEDTRPYECDGLAAYRQLPMVVTLPDTEEQVIAILGVCRELKVPIVPRGAGTGLSGGALPIADGVVLSTARLNRIVRLDAYARIAVVQPGVRNLAISEAAAPHALYYAPDPSSQIACSIGGNVAENSGGVHCLKYGLTVHNVLRVRIVTIDGDVLELGGECLDAPGLDLLAVFIGSEGMLGIVTEVTVKLIPKPATARVIMASFDDVVTGGNAVANVIAAGIIPAGLEMMDQTSSRMVEPFVKAGYDIDAAAILLCEADGTHEEVEEEIARMTAVLEGAGASAIAVSQSEAERMKFWSGRKNAFPAAGRISPDYYCMDGTIPRKKLAQVLTGIAAMETTHGLRCANVFHAGDGNLHPLILFDANKPGEFERAEAFGADILALCVAVGGTITGEHGVGMEKINSMCVQFTRAELDAFFAVKRAFDPHTLLNPDKAIPTLNRCAEFGKMHVTAGRLPFANLPRF
- the glcE gene encoding glycolate oxidase subunit GlcE, translated to MQAIVEQFRQAILAASAAGKPLRLRGGGTKDWYGQQLEGEVLDTRAYAGIIDYEPTELVITARCGTPLADVEAALAARKQMLAFEPPHFGAGATVGGVVASALSGPRRASAGALRDFVLGAVLMDGHGERLAFGGQVMKNVAGYDVSRLLAGSLGTLGLILDVSLKVLPLPLREATLRVACAEIAALRMLNEWAGKPLPISASCWHDGILSVRLSGAEAAVSAALQSLKGELLADDEAAAFWLAVREQTHAFFAGAGSLWRLSLPPHASAVILKGRQLIEWGGAQRWLKLDGDADADGARHIRQAVAALGGHATLFRGGDKAVGVFHPLAPAIATIHQRLRQAFDPAGIFNPHRMT